CAAACCCATGGACCCAGATTTATCTGTGCTAGACTGTCCAGATGCCCCATGTGTTTGTCTCTTAGAGGCTTGTGTGACTTTGCAGAGATTGTCACTTCTTTCAGTAATACCCCACCAAACTGATTAATAAGGGGTTCTCTGTTAATCGGGTCATGTTTTACGCGACTGGTATCAATAAAAGGATAGTATCTTTGCTTATGGCTACGGATCGAATTTATATTTTTAAACGGATCTTCAATAATTAGTTTCGGACCGTTATCTTTACCGACTAATGGCTTTACATACAGGTAGCCACCACGAAGCTCGTACAGGATTTCAGGGTCGATAGAAAAATGACCGAGTGTGTCTGCCCAGATAAACCCGGATCGTTCTTTGGCATCAAAAACCTGAATCATTTGCTCGGTATTCCTCATCTTTTTATTCTTGATGGTCTGTACTCCATTGACTTCATCACTTAATAAGGAATTACCAAGGTTAGCCTCTTTTTTGTATTTCCATGTATAACGGCGCCAGCCTTGAGTCATCAGCAATAAATCAAGAACTTCTTTCCTGTCTATATTCTCTTTGTTGAAATAATAGTAAGGATTATGTATACTGCCTTGTATCTGCGATGAAAGTAGACAATGGGTTTGTATGTTAACAGGGTAAGAGTGATCGGAATAAGCCTTATCGAAGATACTGACTCCCAGATGAGCTTTGACCGGATTGCCATTCTCATCCGTTATTTTCAGTTTTAAAAGAGCCTTGTTCTTGACCATGTAAACCTTCTTGTCGAAGCTAGTGGATATATTTAATTCTTTATCCGAGTGAATGAACACAAGCCTTTCGGCTACAGGATTTTCACGGTCATCAAATAGCGTGAATTCGGCTATTCCCTGAACAGGGAAATCAGTCTCCTTGACCGGGATCTTTATTCTCAGGCTATCCCTGATTAAAGCTTTTACCAGGGAACAAGGAGTTCCTCCCATTTGCCCCAGTATATAAATATTTTGTTCGGGTAGGTCACAACTTTGGTATACCATAAATTCCAGAAACTCCTGATTCTGACTTTGCAGATGCAATCCGAATCCCTGTGTTTGTATAGCCGGAAGAGGATATCTTTCTCCGTTGGGCAATTTGATCTGGTATGCTTTATCTGCAGATGGCGTGAACGAGAGTTGTCCCATACCGTCATGTCGACTTTTGAAATCGGTGACCAGAGAATCGTTTTCGAACAGCTCTCCCGAAACATCAAGGGGATTGCCTTTTCCATCCGTTGCCTTGAAAGCCAGTACCGAGCGTACTCCCGAAACAAGATTTCCGCCTTCGGGGAAAAGCTCAAACCTCAAACTATCTGTAGATTTGATCTCTTGCCTTTTTCCAATATTCCCAATATTTTTTACCACCTGTATTTTGCGGATAGAGGAAAAGGCAGAGCTATCACTGTAAAAGCTGTTTTTTGTATAAGCTTCCAGGGTATAAATGCCTTCCGGTAGCTTTTCATCCAGATAGATATGCCCGTCGGCAATGCCATTTACCAATGAGTATTTTTCCTGCCACACGATACTATCCGACTCATTGCCGACTGCCTGTAAATACAGCGTTTTGCATCCGGTCGACAGGGTATGATCTCGTGCATCTAACTGATATGCTTTAAACCAAAGGTCTTCACCAGTCTCGTAAATATCCTTGCTAGTTTGCAGGTAAATCATTTCAGAAGGTGCATCCTTATATCCCTGAATCAATTGTGACGGTATAAAGTCAAAAGCAGTCTGACCCGAGAGTGGAAACACCCTGAAAATGAAAAAAAATACGAATATGAATAGGAATAGCCGCATGATGGTATGAATATTTTAATGAATTAAATGAAATTTATCATAGCTTTTTCTTCAGTTCGTGAAAAGCAGCGGTATTGGGCGACTGAAATGAATGACGAATGATATTTCCATTTTCTAGTTCTATGATGCATGGGTAAATTGTATTTCCTGTCGGCATTTGATAAATTTTCTCTTTGTCAATGTAAACGTTCGAATAATCCGATAACTTTAACTCTATCTTTTGTTCCAATATTTTCAGGGAGGATATATTTGTTAAAACAAAAAGGATTCGTGAGTCATCGACATGATTCTTCATAAAAAGTTCAGCCTCCACGATACATCCATGACATCCCAATCCCGGTAGGATAACCAGCCATTTGTATTGAGGGGCAACTCCAATTTCGGTAACCATATCAACCAGATATTCATGTTCAATCTTCTCCGGTTTATCTTTGCACCCCAGAAAAAGAGGTATTAGTAAGAGTAATAAATATATTATTTTTTTCATATTGATATTTGATTCAGTAGTTTATTAATTCAATAATTTCTCTAATATAAATATTTTAAAGGTCAGATAATCTTCATCGAGTTCATCTGTAATATATTCGATATTTAATCCTTCTTTTGTTACAAATGAGTTCTTCCAGTTCCATTCATGCCCGGTTCCAATGCGGGTCTCACCTAAATAATTAAAATTTTCATCCCAAATAGTAATGGTCACAGGTTTATCTTCCTGAGGTGTCTTAAAGGTTGCTTCGGGTATTCCTTCCAATAAGAACCGATAATAGACATTCCGGTAAGGATCATGTATTATTGCTGTATACATATCACTTTGCAGATAATGAGCAAATATCTGGACTTTAGGAGTACCTCTTACATCGTCATAATCTATAGATTCTATAGTTCTGGCAACATTGCTTCCGGCATAAATTGTTTTGAAATCATTTGCTCTGATGTCGGATTTATATATGTCATGGGACACCGGATAACTATGAATAATGGTTCCGTTATTCAATAATTCGGGATATACGGTAGTGAACACCTCTTCTCCCCAGTTTGCATCTTTACCATATAATTCTTTCGGATAAGTATATTTATATTCCACCTCATTACTTTTCAGATCGAAAAAACAAGTAAAACTAAATTCATCAATCCTTTCGGATGGTATCGAAGGGATATACTGTCCTGTCAGTATTAATTTTCCACCATGTTCCAATATGGAATTTACAGGACTTAACACATATTGAGGATAATGTAAGGGCCAGTTTTTATCAGTGCTATGT
The Dysgonomonas mossii genome window above contains:
- a CDS encoding DUF4221 family protein — its product is MRNQIYILFLFLFVFTSCNERSTIINKNINAGKLAGTYQLVTKDNKKFRLDSVTAPKPIYMQLINDPVKGTVLTFLNEYNHKIYCYNYIDTVFMRSIRYDGDAEKSIRKASGYFIQNMDSIYIYDMAGVTISLVDSSGLMKKKITLHSTDKNWPLHYPQYVLSPVNSILEHGGKLILTGQYIPSIPSERIDEFSFTCFFDLKSNEVEYKYTYPKELYGKDANWGEEVFTTVYPELLNNGTIIHSYPVSHDIYKSDIRANDFKTIYAGSNVARTIESIDYDDVRGTPKVQIFAHYLQSDMYTAIIHDPYRNVYYRFLLEGIPEATFKTPQEDKPVTITIWDENFNYLGETRIGTGHEWNWKNSFVTKEGLNIEYITDELDEDYLTFKIFILEKLLN